A section of the Cryobacterium soli genome encodes:
- a CDS encoding xylulokinase, protein MTSNDAHEAARNSILSGRTSLGIELGSTRIKACLIGEDLSEVLAVGSHEWENKFVDRVWTYSLEDVWSGIQAAHAALIADIDEKFGIRPEGYGAIGVSAMMHGYLAFDAAGDQLVPFRTWRNTTTGPAAAELTELFGVNIPLRWSIAHLHQAVVDHEPHVPQLDFITTLAGYVHWRLTGRKVLGVGDASGMFPIDSATGDYDAELLARYDGLVAESAPDLNLAALLPTVLVAGKPAGELTAAGAALLDPTGALRPGAVLCPPEGDAGTGMVATCSVAPRTGNVSAGTSIFAMVVLERPLTQVHHELDLVTTPAGDLVAMVHCNNGASELAAWAGMFGRFAVAGGNPVDNDKVFDTLFREALLGDADAGGLLAYNHLAGEPIAGLTEGRPLFVRTPDSRLTLANFMRAQLYGVFGTLALGMRVLAQEGVQLDAMFAHGGLFRTAGVAQRFLAGSLDAPVSVAETASEGGAWGIAVLASYTAAVASGVDLDLDGYLRERVFAGQEFATVAPDPADVAGFTSYLDRYAAGLAVEQTAVDTL, encoded by the coding sequence ATGACGAGCAATGATGCACATGAGGCCGCCCGCAACTCCATCCTCAGCGGACGAACGTCGCTGGGAATCGAGCTGGGGTCGACCCGCATTAAGGCCTGCCTGATCGGCGAGGACCTGTCCGAGGTCCTCGCCGTCGGCAGTCACGAGTGGGAGAACAAGTTCGTCGACCGGGTCTGGACCTACTCGCTGGAGGATGTGTGGTCCGGCATCCAGGCCGCACACGCCGCGCTCATCGCCGACATCGATGAGAAGTTCGGCATCCGGCCCGAGGGCTACGGCGCGATCGGCGTCTCGGCGATGATGCACGGCTACCTCGCCTTCGACGCCGCCGGCGACCAGCTGGTGCCGTTCCGCACCTGGCGCAACACCACCACCGGCCCCGCTGCGGCCGAGCTGACCGAGCTGTTCGGCGTGAACATCCCGTTGCGCTGGTCGATCGCCCACCTGCACCAGGCCGTCGTCGACCACGAGCCCCACGTGCCGCAGCTCGACTTCATCACGACCCTCGCCGGCTATGTGCACTGGCGCCTCACCGGACGCAAGGTCCTCGGCGTCGGCGACGCGTCGGGAATGTTCCCCATCGACTCCGCCACCGGTGACTACGATGCCGAACTCCTCGCCCGTTACGACGGTCTGGTCGCCGAGTCCGCCCCCGACCTCAACCTGGCCGCGCTGCTGCCGACGGTGCTCGTGGCCGGCAAGCCGGCCGGCGAGCTCACGGCCGCGGGAGCAGCCCTTCTCGACCCCACGGGTGCGCTGCGCCCCGGCGCCGTACTCTGCCCGCCGGAGGGCGACGCCGGCACCGGCATGGTGGCCACCTGCTCGGTGGCCCCGCGCACCGGCAACGTCAGCGCCGGCACCAGCATCTTCGCGATGGTCGTGCTCGAGCGCCCGCTCACCCAGGTGCACCACGAACTCGACCTCGTCACCACCCCGGCCGGCGACCTCGTCGCCATGGTGCACTGCAACAACGGCGCGAGCGAGCTCGCCGCCTGGGCCGGCATGTTCGGCCGCTTCGCCGTGGCCGGCGGCAACCCCGTCGACAACGACAAGGTGTTCGACACCCTGTTCCGCGAGGCCCTGCTGGGCGACGCGGATGCCGGCGGGCTGCTGGCCTACAACCACCTGGCCGGTGAGCCCATCGCCGGCCTCACCGAGGGGCGGCCGCTCTTCGTGCGCACCCCCGACAGCCGGCTCACCCTGGCCAACTTCATGCGTGCCCAGCTCTACGGCGTGTTCGGCACGCTCGCCCTCGGCATGCGGGTTCTCGCCCAGGAGGGCGTCCAACTCGACGCGATGTTCGCGCACGGCGGGCTGTTCCGCACGGCCGGTGTCGCGCAGCGCTTCCTCGCCGGATCCCTGGACGCCCCGGTCTCCGTCGCCGAGACGGCATCAGAGGGCGGCGCCTGGGGCATCGCGGTCCTGGCGTCGTACACGGCCGCCGTGGCATCCGGTGTCGACCTCGACCTCGACGGTTACTTGCGTGAGCGGGTTTTCGCCGGGCAGGAATTCGCCACCGTCGCCCCCGACCCGGCCGACGTCGCCGGCTTCACCAGCTACCTCGACCGGTACGCCGCGGGCCTCGCCGTGGAGCAGACGGCGGTAGACACGCTCTGA
- a CDS encoding MFS transporter, whose amino-acid sequence MISTIPAVAPAGRQTVQRLPLVTLIGLATIGFVLVATETMPAGLLPVIAAGLNTSEGSVGLLVSAYALGAVIVTIPAISLTRRMRRKPLLLTALAGLILANSITAVSTDVGVVLLSRFVAGSFSGVLWGMLAAYGLKISPPRRGGLALAIVSTGAPIGFALGTPLGSWLGTTFDWRWAFAGLTLVALVAGTLLALVAPNVPGQRGDGTRLPVLRVLRLPGIAVILGVIFAWMLAHNTIYTYISPYLRTTGISLTVDVQLLFFGIASIGGIILTGALLDRFPRVLLHGSLMLFVAAAVTLLVFHTSTPAIIGATIVWGATFGGASAQLQSFLTRAGGDESDVANSFLPVAFNVAIFVAGVLGAGLLTVLDGLILPVVMIVFGAVALLLTLSGRRTAFAKG is encoded by the coding sequence GTGATCAGCACCATCCCTGCCGTCGCACCGGCCGGCCGTCAGACCGTGCAGCGGCTTCCGCTCGTCACTCTCATCGGCCTCGCAACGATCGGGTTCGTGCTCGTGGCCACGGAGACGATGCCGGCCGGACTGCTGCCCGTCATCGCGGCGGGACTGAACACCAGCGAGGGGTCCGTCGGGCTCCTTGTCAGCGCCTATGCCCTGGGCGCCGTGATCGTCACGATCCCCGCGATCAGCCTGACCCGGCGGATGCGCCGCAAGCCCCTGCTGCTCACCGCGCTCGCCGGGCTCATCCTCGCCAACAGCATCACCGCCGTGTCCACTGACGTCGGCGTTGTGCTGCTCTCCCGTTTCGTCGCGGGCTCGTTCTCCGGGGTGCTCTGGGGAATGCTCGCCGCCTACGGCCTCAAGATCAGCCCGCCCCGCCGGGGTGGTCTGGCGTTGGCGATCGTGTCGACCGGAGCGCCCATCGGCTTCGCGTTGGGCACACCCCTCGGGTCCTGGCTCGGCACGACCTTCGACTGGCGATGGGCCTTCGCCGGCCTCACCCTCGTCGCCCTCGTCGCCGGCACGCTCCTAGCCCTGGTCGCGCCAAACGTCCCCGGTCAGAGAGGCGACGGCACCCGGCTCCCGGTGCTCCGGGTGCTGCGTCTGCCGGGTATCGCCGTCATCCTCGGTGTCATCTTCGCCTGGATGCTCGCCCACAACACCATCTACACGTACATCTCGCCGTATCTGCGCACCACCGGCATCAGCCTGACCGTCGATGTCCAGCTCCTGTTCTTCGGAATCGCCTCGATCGGGGGCATCATCCTCACCGGAGCGCTCCTCGACCGCTTCCCGCGTGTGCTGCTGCACGGCAGTCTGATGCTGTTCGTGGCAGCGGCCGTCACCCTCCTCGTCTTCCACACGTCGACCCCCGCCATCATCGGCGCCACCATCGTGTGGGGCGCCACCTTCGGCGGCGCGTCTGCGCAGCTCCAGTCTTTCCTCACCCGCGCCGGTGGTGACGAATCGGATGTCGCAAACTCGTTCCTGCCCGTCGCGTTCAACGTGGCGATCTTCGTCGCCGGAGTTCTGGGCGCCGGCCTCCTGACGGTGCTGGATGGTCTGATCCTGCCCGTCGTGATGATCGTCTTCGGCGCGGTCGCGCTCCTGCTCACGCTCTCCGGTCGGCGCACCGCGTTCGCTAAGGGATGA
- a CDS encoding alpha/beta hydrolase, producing the protein MELIFVHGALVRDGQWWWQQSADLLRERTGIRSRALALPSCGETTPEQVAGGLIADAAALRRELDDVDEAIVVGHSYGGTVIAEAGRHPAVAHLLYVSSYLPEVGQSQGAILSGESDPVSIGAHDDGTLSLTGYDVSSFGARFLQDADADIQQQAWQRLTAQAVGAFVMPTTVAGWEGVDSTYLVCGQDRSTSVELQRFHAACATRSVEIPTGHHPFITRPDLVVGQMEALLRL; encoded by the coding sequence ATGGAACTGATCTTCGTCCACGGCGCTCTGGTGCGCGACGGGCAGTGGTGGTGGCAGCAGAGCGCCGACCTGCTCCGGGAACGCACCGGCATCCGCAGCCGCGCGCTGGCGCTGCCGTCGTGCGGCGAGACCACGCCGGAGCAGGTCGCGGGTGGCTTGATCGCCGATGCTGCCGCGTTGCGTCGTGAATTGGACGATGTGGACGAGGCGATCGTGGTCGGACACTCCTACGGGGGCACCGTCATCGCCGAGGCCGGCCGGCATCCGGCTGTCGCGCACCTGCTCTACGTGTCCTCCTATCTCCCCGAGGTCGGCCAGTCCCAGGGCGCGATCCTGAGCGGCGAGAGCGACCCGGTGTCGATCGGAGCCCACGACGACGGCACCCTGAGCCTGACGGGCTACGACGTGAGTTCCTTCGGCGCCAGGTTCCTGCAGGATGCGGATGCCGATATCCAGCAGCAGGCCTGGCAGCGGCTGACGGCGCAGGCCGTCGGTGCGTTCGTGATGCCGACCACAGTTGCAGGCTGGGAGGGGGTCGACTCGACCTACCTCGTTTGCGGGCAGGACCGCAGCACCTCGGTCGAGTTGCAGCGCTTCCATGCCGCTTGCGCCACCCGCTCAGTCGAGATCCCGACGGGCCACCATCCGTTCATCACCCGCCCAGATCTGGTCGTCGGCCAGATGGAGGCGCTTCTGCGGCTCTGA
- a CDS encoding AraC family transcriptional regulator: MATDRLSEVLDLIEVRSVVSGGSALRGRWRTHSSIDDDLKFIAVVRGSASLTTNGADRVELAAGDVAILNGRSWLTLEGGDGEGEPVTVVPPSAGSTISDADAAADDVDILIGGRVELNSTGKDLLLRALPAVAHVGATSAVGPHLRGHVQRLFSEIVAGRIGADFAIRQYGQLLVLDVVRGFMQNADMPAGWLKVLTDERLRPALDMIHEQPARSWGLEDLARASSMSRTTFAERFRAAAGTPPLAYLISWRMLLAQRELRSGDTRVGALARELGYSSESAFSTAFKRHVGEGPLAYRTRMRAASAQAQA, encoded by the coding sequence ATGGCGACTGATCGACTGTCCGAGGTACTGGACCTCATCGAGGTACGGAGCGTAGTTTCCGGCGGCTCGGCGCTGCGCGGGCGCTGGCGCACGCACAGCTCCATCGATGACGACCTGAAGTTCATCGCAGTGGTGCGCGGCAGCGCTTCATTGACCACCAACGGCGCCGACCGGGTAGAGCTCGCCGCCGGCGATGTCGCGATCCTGAACGGCCGCTCGTGGCTCACCCTGGAGGGCGGCGACGGAGAAGGCGAACCCGTCACCGTGGTGCCGCCGTCCGCGGGCTCGACCATCAGCGATGCCGACGCCGCCGCAGACGACGTCGATATCCTCATCGGGGGCCGGGTCGAGCTGAACTCCACGGGCAAGGATCTGCTCCTGCGCGCACTCCCTGCCGTCGCCCACGTCGGGGCCACCAGTGCGGTGGGTCCGCACCTGCGCGGCCACGTGCAGCGCCTCTTCTCGGAAATCGTCGCCGGCCGGATCGGCGCCGATTTCGCCATCCGCCAGTACGGACAGCTGCTGGTCCTCGATGTCGTGCGCGGCTTCATGCAGAACGCCGACATGCCGGCGGGGTGGCTGAAAGTACTCACCGATGAACGGCTCCGGCCGGCCCTGGACATGATCCATGAGCAACCGGCGCGGAGTTGGGGTCTTGAGGACCTCGCCCGCGCGTCATCGATGTCGCGCACCACGTTCGCAGAGCGCTTCCGGGCCGCGGCCGGCACCCCACCCCTGGCGTATCTCATCAGCTGGCGGATGCTCCTAGCCCAACGAGAGCTCCGCTCGGGAGACACCCGCGTGGGCGCACTCGCGCGTGAGCTCGGCTATTCCTCGGAGAGCGCCTTCAGCACGGCTTTCAAGCGGCATGTCGGCGAGGGCCCGCTGGCGTACCGCACCCGGATGCGCGCGGCGTCGGCACAAGCGCAAGCCTGA
- a CDS encoding SDR family oxidoreductase — protein sequence MNNPMIVLVTGGNKGIGREITAQLAALGHTVVIGARSLERGEATAAQLRITGGDVTAVALDVTDPPSVAAAAAAIREKFGRLDALVNNAGISHQPGADFAGQVPRFADVNHVRAVFETNVFGVITVTSAFLPLLRLSTAPRIVNVSSSAGSLTSISDFANTDPIALGYVPSKTALTAVTMMYARDLVDEGILVNAVCPGFVATDLNNHRGIRTPAEGAASAVRMATIEADGPTGTFTDDQGPVAW from the coding sequence ATGAACAACCCCATGATCGTTCTGGTCACCGGTGGCAACAAAGGCATCGGACGCGAAATCACCGCGCAGCTGGCGGCGCTCGGCCACACCGTGGTGATCGGCGCGCGCAGCCTGGAACGCGGCGAAGCGACCGCGGCACAACTGCGGATCACCGGCGGAGACGTCACGGCCGTGGCCCTCGACGTCACGGACCCGCCATCCGTCGCGGCCGCGGCGGCAGCGATCCGGGAGAAATTCGGTCGCCTGGACGCTCTGGTCAACAACGCCGGAATCAGCCACCAGCCCGGGGCCGACTTCGCCGGGCAGGTGCCGCGCTTCGCCGACGTGAACCACGTCCGCGCGGTATTCGAGACCAACGTCTTCGGGGTCATCACCGTCACGAGCGCCTTCCTGCCCTTGTTGCGGCTCTCGACGGCTCCCCGAATCGTCAACGTGTCCAGTAGTGCCGGCTCCCTGACGTCGATCTCCGACTTCGCCAACACCGATCCCATCGCGCTGGGCTACGTTCCGTCCAAGACCGCGCTGACCGCGGTGACCATGATGTACGCCAGGGACCTGGTCGATGAGGGGATCCTGGTCAACGCTGTCTGCCCCGGCTTCGTTGCCACCGACCTGAACAACCATCGCGGAATCCGAACCCCCGCTGAGGGCGCCGCCTCGGCCGTGCGCATGGCCACGATCGAGGCTGACGGCCCCACCGGGACCTTCACCGACGACCAGGGACCGGTTGCCTGGTAG
- a CDS encoding LuxR C-terminal-related transcriptional regulator, with the protein MPPSQPVTVALVDDYDIVLKGLAHMFDHYRDRVLVAEIDANTGLSDATDIVLYDSFAQPESDLSELTALVRNPRAGRVVVYTWNFQPALIADALERGVSGYLSKTLPARDLVAALESVHAGEIVVSDPPKRAGSAPGLDWPGRREGITDRESEILALITQGKSNAEVAALTYLSPNTVKSYIRSVYGKIGAESRTQAVLWGVNHGFTPDHHRIDSWLGGP; encoded by the coding sequence ATGCCGCCGTCCCAGCCCGTGACCGTCGCCCTGGTCGACGACTACGACATCGTGCTGAAGGGCCTTGCGCACATGTTCGACCACTACCGGGATCGGGTGCTGGTTGCCGAGATCGATGCGAACACCGGTCTCTCCGACGCAACCGATATCGTGCTCTACGACTCCTTCGCCCAGCCCGAGTCGGATCTCTCGGAACTCACCGCTCTCGTGCGCAACCCCCGCGCCGGCCGGGTGGTTGTGTACACCTGGAACTTCCAGCCCGCGCTCATCGCGGATGCGTTGGAACGGGGCGTCAGCGGCTACCTGTCGAAGACACTGCCGGCCCGCGACCTCGTGGCGGCCCTCGAGTCGGTGCACGCCGGCGAGATCGTCGTGAGTGACCCGCCGAAGCGAGCGGGCAGCGCGCCCGGACTGGACTGGCCGGGCCGGCGCGAGGGCATCACCGACCGCGAGTCCGAGATTCTGGCGCTCATCACGCAGGGCAAGAGCAACGCCGAGGTGGCCGCGCTCACCTATCTCAGTCCCAACACCGTGAAGTCCTACATCCGCAGCGTCTACGGCAAGATCGGGGCCGAAAGCCGCACCCAGGCCGTGCTCTGGGGCGTCAATCACGGATTCACTCCCGACCACCATCGGATCGACAGCTGGCTCGGCGGGCCCTGA
- a CDS encoding helix-turn-helix transcriptional regulator: MDNQPEVREFLMSRRAKLTPELVGLSSGPNRRVAGLRRSEVAALAGVSVEYYAKLERGAIAGASSSVLDAIARALQLDDTERTHLFDLARAADGIPLSGRPRRRTAKPAVTRPSLQWALDTLTGAIAVVLDQHQNILATNELGRAFYSPVIGDGGRVPNLARFQFLDPASRDFYPDWDRFAAMCVAIMRTRAGRDPNDKGLQDLVGELSTRSDTFRQLWGAHDVRTHGAGTKRFNHPVVGELTLAYEELAITADPGLGMLIYTAEPGSPSAERLQLLASWAASGAVVES, encoded by the coding sequence ATGGACAATCAACCCGAGGTGCGCGAGTTCCTCATGTCACGGCGCGCGAAACTGACCCCCGAGCTGGTCGGGCTCAGCTCCGGCCCGAACCGGCGCGTGGCGGGGCTCCGCCGCAGCGAGGTGGCCGCCCTGGCCGGTGTCAGTGTCGAGTACTACGCCAAGCTCGAACGCGGCGCCATCGCCGGCGCATCCTCGTCGGTGCTCGACGCCATCGCCCGAGCCCTGCAGCTGGACGACACCGAACGCACCCACCTGTTCGACCTGGCCCGCGCGGCCGACGGCATCCCACTCTCCGGACGCCCGCGCCGCCGCACGGCCAAGCCTGCAGTGACCCGGCCGAGCCTGCAGTGGGCGCTCGACACCCTCACCGGGGCGATCGCGGTGGTCCTCGACCAACACCAGAACATCCTGGCTACCAACGAACTCGGGCGCGCGTTCTACTCCCCCGTCATCGGCGACGGCGGACGTGTTCCGAACCTCGCCCGGTTCCAGTTCCTGGACCCGGCCTCCCGCGACTTCTACCCGGACTGGGACCGGTTCGCCGCGATGTGTGTCGCGATCATGCGCACCCGGGCCGGACGCGACCCCAACGACAAAGGCCTGCAGGACCTCGTCGGCGAGCTATCCACCCGCAGCGATACCTTCCGGCAGCTGTGGGGCGCACACGATGTGCGCACCCACGGTGCCGGCACCAAACGTTTCAACCATCCCGTCGTCGGCGAGCTCACCCTCGCCTACGAAGAACTCGCGATCACCGCGGACCCCGGACTCGGCATGCTGATCTACACCGCCGAGCCCGGCTCCCCCAGCGCCGAACGGCTGCAGCTTCTGGCCAGCTGGGCCGCCAGCGGCGCCGTCGTCGAGTCGTAG